From Maylandia zebra isolate NMK-2024a linkage group LG11, Mzebra_GT3a, whole genome shotgun sequence, one genomic window encodes:
- the cnr2 gene encoding cannabinoid receptor 2 isoform X2 has protein sequence MHTSTHVCWFACHAASALRLRGRKSDISVVCQERREVAGMTDGEKATSVEHGHTVNKSCVNLTCYMVLSDEERKAIGTICFLAGPVTLLENVLVLGVIASTATLRKRPSYLFIGSLALADVFASCFFTISFLHFHLFHLKDGPGAYLFKLGGVTMAFSGSVGSLLLTALDRYICIYHSSTYKVLLTRRRALLSLLILWSTIIFLSFLPLMGWRCSTGLTPPCSNLFPYINKHYQAFWTSFVLVILVLILGAYALILWKAHRHECSMTSFQGAAGKAQSRMRMDIRLARTFGLILLILVGCWVPVLSFMLVDVSVILTRDQQRAFAFCSTLCLVNSSVNPLLYALRFRELRIALLRMLQKLCCKGRCKKLTEDSSHGLPSAEDNCTALSDDEMPKARTTRPDSISEMVYSHQLTMRK, from the exons ATGCACACCAGTACTCACGTCTGCTGGTTTGCGTGTCATGCAGCTTCAGCTCTGCGGCTAAGAGGCAGGAAATCAGATATTTCAGTAGTTTGCCAAGAAAGAAGAGAAG TAGCTGGAATGACGGACGGGGAGAAAGCTACTTCTGTAGAGCATGGACACACAG TTAACAAGTCCTGTGTGAATCTGACGTGCTACATGGTCCTGAGTGACGAAGAGAGGAAAGCCATCGGCACCATCTGTTTCCTGGCAGGCCCTGTCACACTACTGGAAAATGTTCTTGTGCTTGGGGTGATTGCTAGCACAGCCACCTTGCGAAAGCGGCCATCCTATCTGTTTATTGGCAGCCTTGCTCTGGCTGATGTCTTTGCCAGTTGTTTCTTCACCATAAGTTTCTTACACTTTCACCTCTTTCATCTCAAAGATGGCCCAGGCGCCTACCTCTTCAAGCTAGGCGGTGTCACCATGGCCTTCTCTGGTTCAGTGGGAAGTTTACTGCTGACTGCTCTGGACCGCTACATCTGCATCTACCACTCCTCGACTTACAAGGTGTTGCTGACACGGCGCAGAGCCCTGCTGAGCCTTCTGATTCTCTGGAGTACAatcatcttcctctccttcttACCTCTAATGGGCTGGAGGTGTTCCACAGGCCTTACTCCACCTTGCTCAAACTTGTTTCCATACATCAATAAGCACTATCAAGCCTTCTGGACCAGCTTCGTCCTTGTGATTCTGGTTCTGATTTTGGGGGCTTATGCTCTCATCCTGTGGAAGGCCCACCGCCATGAGTGCTCAATGACCAGCTTCCAGGGAGCAGCAGGAAAAGCTCAATCTCGCATGAGGATGGATATCCGGTTGGCTCGCACCTTTGGCCTGATTCTGCTCATACTGGTGGGCTGTTGGGTTCCTGTGCTTTCTTTCATGCTAGTAGATGTCTCAGTGATCCTGACCCGAGACCAACAGCGAGCCTTTGCTTTCTGCAGCACCCTCTGTCTGGTCAACTCTTCAGTCAACCCACTGCTGTATGCCCTGCGCTTTCGAGAACTAAGAATTGCTCTTTTGCGGATGCTGCAAAAGCTGTGTTGCAAGGGAAGGTGTAAAAAACTCACAGAAGACTCAAGCCATGGACTACCCTCTGCAGAAGACAACTGTACTGCTTTATCTGACGATGAGATGCCCAAGGCCAGAACCACCAGACCTGACTCCATTTCAGAAATGGTCTACAGTCACCAGCTGACCATGAGAAAGTGA
- the cnr2 gene encoding cannabinoid receptor 2 isoform X1, which produces MSSQLYPPCLLPSHAHQYSRLLVCVSCSFSSAAKRQEIRYFSSLPRKKRSFFVLHFLIIVAGMTDGEKATSVEHGHTVNKSCVNLTCYMVLSDEERKAIGTICFLAGPVTLLENVLVLGVIASTATLRKRPSYLFIGSLALADVFASCFFTISFLHFHLFHLKDGPGAYLFKLGGVTMAFSGSVGSLLLTALDRYICIYHSSTYKVLLTRRRALLSLLILWSTIIFLSFLPLMGWRCSTGLTPPCSNLFPYINKHYQAFWTSFVLVILVLILGAYALILWKAHRHECSMTSFQGAAGKAQSRMRMDIRLARTFGLILLILVGCWVPVLSFMLVDVSVILTRDQQRAFAFCSTLCLVNSSVNPLLYALRFRELRIALLRMLQKLCCKGRCKKLTEDSSHGLPSAEDNCTALSDDEMPKARTTRPDSISEMVYSHQLTMRK; this is translated from the exons ATGTCATCACAGCTATACCCTCCTTGTCTTCTCCCTTCACATGCACACCAGTACTCACGTCTGCTGGTTTGCGTGTCATGCAGCTTCAGCTCTGCGGCTAAGAGGCAGGAAATCAGATATTTCAGTAGTTTGCCAAGAAAGAAGAGAAG CTTTTTTGTACTTCATTTCCTAATTATAGTAGCTGGAATGACGGACGGGGAGAAAGCTACTTCTGTAGAGCATGGACACACAG TTAACAAGTCCTGTGTGAATCTGACGTGCTACATGGTCCTGAGTGACGAAGAGAGGAAAGCCATCGGCACCATCTGTTTCCTGGCAGGCCCTGTCACACTACTGGAAAATGTTCTTGTGCTTGGGGTGATTGCTAGCACAGCCACCTTGCGAAAGCGGCCATCCTATCTGTTTATTGGCAGCCTTGCTCTGGCTGATGTCTTTGCCAGTTGTTTCTTCACCATAAGTTTCTTACACTTTCACCTCTTTCATCTCAAAGATGGCCCAGGCGCCTACCTCTTCAAGCTAGGCGGTGTCACCATGGCCTTCTCTGGTTCAGTGGGAAGTTTACTGCTGACTGCTCTGGACCGCTACATCTGCATCTACCACTCCTCGACTTACAAGGTGTTGCTGACACGGCGCAGAGCCCTGCTGAGCCTTCTGATTCTCTGGAGTACAatcatcttcctctccttcttACCTCTAATGGGCTGGAGGTGTTCCACAGGCCTTACTCCACCTTGCTCAAACTTGTTTCCATACATCAATAAGCACTATCAAGCCTTCTGGACCAGCTTCGTCCTTGTGATTCTGGTTCTGATTTTGGGGGCTTATGCTCTCATCCTGTGGAAGGCCCACCGCCATGAGTGCTCAATGACCAGCTTCCAGGGAGCAGCAGGAAAAGCTCAATCTCGCATGAGGATGGATATCCGGTTGGCTCGCACCTTTGGCCTGATTCTGCTCATACTGGTGGGCTGTTGGGTTCCTGTGCTTTCTTTCATGCTAGTAGATGTCTCAGTGATCCTGACCCGAGACCAACAGCGAGCCTTTGCTTTCTGCAGCACCCTCTGTCTGGTCAACTCTTCAGTCAACCCACTGCTGTATGCCCTGCGCTTTCGAGAACTAAGAATTGCTCTTTTGCGGATGCTGCAAAAGCTGTGTTGCAAGGGAAGGTGTAAAAAACTCACAGAAGACTCAAGCCATGGACTACCCTCTGCAGAAGACAACTGTACTGCTTTATCTGACGATGAGATGCCCAAGGCCAGAACCACCAGACCTGACTCCATTTCAGAAATGGTCTACAGTCACCAGCTGACCATGAGAAAGTGA